From the Clavibacter phaseoli genome, one window contains:
- a CDS encoding PP2C family protein-serine/threonine phosphatase, whose amino-acid sequence MTEARTIALGGRRIHVAWAARTDVGSVRAVNEDGLLADPPVWLVADGMGGHAFGDRASATLVETFGGLSGDAPVTRDLIVEAVDASNDAIGDLITGDDPPGTVAGTTLAGVALVRSDDGDPLWMVFNVGDSRVYAWTDGRLEQVTIDHSAVQELVDQGRMTRAEAERSPVRNLITRAVGSHDEVAADEWLLPVVDHQVFLICSDGLTKELDDQAISGVLQLARADGGGVDRAADALVAQALASGGRDNVTVVVIEASAEDEPLDAGSAGAPIT is encoded by the coding sequence GTGACCGAGGCGCGCACCATCGCGCTCGGCGGGCGCCGGATCCACGTCGCCTGGGCCGCCCGCACCGACGTCGGCAGCGTGCGCGCCGTGAACGAGGACGGGCTCCTCGCCGACCCGCCGGTCTGGCTCGTGGCCGACGGCATGGGCGGGCACGCGTTCGGCGACCGCGCGAGCGCCACCCTCGTGGAGACCTTCGGCGGCCTGTCGGGCGACGCGCCCGTCACGCGCGACCTCATCGTCGAGGCGGTCGACGCCTCCAACGACGCGATCGGCGACCTCATCACGGGCGACGACCCGCCCGGCACCGTGGCCGGCACGACGCTCGCGGGCGTCGCGCTCGTGCGCTCGGACGACGGCGACCCGCTCTGGATGGTCTTCAACGTCGGGGACTCGCGCGTCTACGCCTGGACGGACGGCCGCCTCGAGCAGGTGACGATCGACCACTCGGCCGTGCAGGAGCTCGTCGACCAGGGCCGCATGACGCGCGCGGAGGCCGAGCGGAGCCCGGTGCGGAACCTCATCACGCGCGCCGTCGGATCCCACGACGAGGTCGCCGCCGACGAGTGGCTGCTGCCGGTCGTCGACCACCAGGTGTTCCTCATCTGCTCCGACGGGCTCACCAAGGAGCTCGACGACCAGGCGATCTCCGGCGTGCTGCAGCTCGCGCGCGCGGACGGCGGTGGCGTCGACCGGGCGGCGGACGCGCTCGTCGCGCAGGCGCTGGCCTCCGGCGGCCGCGACAACGTCACGGTCGTGGTGATCGAGGCGAGCGCCGAGGACGAGCCGCTCGACGCCGGGTCCGCGGGCGCGCCCATCACCTGA
- the leuC gene encoding 3-isopropylmalate dehydratase large subunit, translating into MQPAKTLAEKVWADHLVAEGEDGTPDLLYIDLHLVHEVTSPQAFDGLRLAGRPVRRPDLTIATEDHNTPTVGIDRPIADLTSRTQIHTLRANAEEFGIRLHSLGDIEQGIVHVVGPQLGLTMPGITVVCGDSHTSTHGAFGAMAFGIGTSEVEHVMATQTLPLQPFKTMAVTVEGTLRPGVTAKDIILAVIAQIGTGGGQGYVLEYRGSAIRSLSMEGRMTICNMSIEAGARAGMVAPDQTTYDYLKGRPHAPTGADWDEAVAYWDTLATDDDAVFDAEVFLDADTLEPFVTWGTNPGQGVSLSEPVPDPAAVADPNKRAAAERALAYMDLAPGTPMKEIAVDTVFIGSCTNSRVEDLRAAAEIVRGRTKAEGVRVMVVPGSARVRLEAEAEGIDKVFTDFGAEWRFAGCSMCLGMNPDQLAPGERCASTSNRNFEGRQGKGGRTHLVSPLVAAATAIRGTLSSPWDLQEDGVVDAESIRQAAAVGQGV; encoded by the coding sequence GTGCAGCCTGCGAAGACCCTGGCCGAGAAGGTGTGGGCCGACCACCTGGTCGCCGAGGGGGAGGACGGCACTCCCGACCTCCTCTACATCGACCTCCACCTCGTCCACGAGGTGACCAGCCCCCAGGCCTTCGACGGCCTCCGGCTCGCCGGCCGCCCCGTGCGCCGACCGGACCTCACCATCGCGACCGAGGACCACAACACGCCGACGGTCGGCATCGACCGGCCCATCGCCGACCTGACGAGCCGCACCCAGATCCACACCCTCCGCGCGAACGCCGAGGAGTTCGGGATCCGCCTGCACTCCCTCGGCGACATCGAGCAGGGCATCGTGCACGTCGTGGGTCCGCAGCTCGGCCTCACCATGCCGGGCATCACGGTCGTGTGCGGCGACTCGCACACCTCCACCCACGGCGCGTTCGGCGCCATGGCGTTCGGCATCGGCACGAGCGAGGTCGAGCACGTCATGGCCACGCAGACGCTGCCGCTCCAGCCGTTCAAGACCATGGCCGTGACGGTCGAGGGCACGCTGCGCCCCGGCGTGACGGCGAAGGACATCATCCTCGCGGTCATCGCGCAGATCGGCACGGGCGGCGGGCAGGGCTACGTGCTCGAGTACCGCGGCAGCGCCATCCGCTCGCTCTCCATGGAGGGCCGCATGACGATCTGCAACATGTCGATCGAGGCGGGCGCGCGCGCCGGCATGGTCGCCCCCGACCAGACCACGTACGACTACCTGAAGGGGCGCCCGCACGCCCCGACCGGCGCCGACTGGGACGAGGCCGTGGCCTACTGGGACACCCTCGCGACCGACGACGACGCGGTCTTCGACGCCGAGGTCTTCCTCGACGCGGACACCCTCGAGCCCTTCGTCACGTGGGGCACGAACCCGGGCCAGGGCGTCTCGCTCAGCGAGCCCGTGCCGGATCCCGCCGCCGTCGCCGACCCGAACAAGCGCGCCGCCGCCGAGCGCGCGCTCGCCTACATGGACCTCGCCCCCGGCACGCCCATGAAGGAGATCGCGGTCGACACCGTCTTCATCGGCTCCTGCACCAACAGCCGCGTGGAGGACCTGCGCGCCGCCGCCGAGATCGTGCGCGGCCGGACCAAGGCCGAGGGCGTCCGCGTGATGGTCGTCCCGGGCAGCGCGCGCGTGCGGCTCGAGGCCGAGGCCGAGGGCATCGACAAGGTCTTCACCGACTTCGGCGCCGAGTGGCGCTTCGCCGGCTGCTCCATGTGCCTCGGCATGAACCCCGACCAGCTCGCGCCGGGGGAGCGCTGCGCCTCCACGAGCAACCGCAACTTCGAGGGCCGGCAGGGGAAGGGCGGGCGCACGCACCTCGTGTCGCCGCTCGTGGCCGCGGCCACCGCGATCCGCGGCACGCTGTCGAGCCCGTGGGACCTGCAGGAGGACGGCGTCGTCGACGCCGAGTCGATCCGCCAGGCCGCCGCCGTCGGACAGGGGGTCTGA
- a CDS encoding DUF3515 domain-containing protein → MTPRRPARALLRPVAAAVAACGIAVAVAGCAPTVSLGAAPGATDPLCADVVVHLPAELGTAPLRETDAQGTGAWGDPQSTVILRCGVATPGPTTDACISYDDVDWVEDDSRAPDIRYTTYGRTPAVEVVIDSTQASYTALTDLSGVVAVIPQTAKCVSAQDLGDAPPPGS, encoded by the coding sequence ATGACTCCCCGCCGCCCCGCCCGCGCCCTGCTGCGCCCCGTCGCCGCCGCGGTCGCCGCGTGCGGCATCGCCGTCGCCGTCGCCGGCTGCGCCCCCACGGTCTCGCTCGGGGCGGCCCCGGGCGCGACCGATCCCCTGTGCGCCGACGTGGTCGTCCACCTGCCCGCCGAGCTCGGCACCGCGCCGCTGCGCGAGACCGACGCGCAGGGCACGGGCGCGTGGGGCGACCCGCAGAGCACCGTGATCCTCCGCTGCGGCGTCGCGACGCCCGGCCCCACGACGGACGCGTGCATCAGCTACGACGACGTCGACTGGGTGGAGGACGACTCGCGCGCCCCCGACATCCGCTACACGACCTACGGCCGCACGCCCGCGGTCGAGGTCGTCATCGACTCCACGCAGGCCAGCTACACCGCGCTCACGGACCTCAGCGGCGTCGTCGCGGTGATCCCGCAGACGGCGAAGTGCGTCAGCGCGCAGGACCTGGGCGACGCGCCGCCTCCGGGGAGCTGA
- a CDS encoding lysophospholipid acyltransferase family protein, whose product MANEKSRPSIFWVLAALVLPVLNAAVRFEIRDPERLPRTGSYVLAPNHYSEIDPVVMGAVAWKLGRLPRFLAKASLFDVPVVGWFLRRSGQIPVQRDGGVRGGQAIEAATDLARDGRIVVVYPEGTLTRDPDLWPMRGKTGAVRLALQAGIPVIPAAHWGTQELMGRYSKRVRLFPRKTIHVVIGEPVDLDRFRDRSLDSATLTEATAVVMAAITQLVEELRGETAPTERWDPRSKNQKETGRFE is encoded by the coding sequence ATGGCGAACGAGAAGTCCCGACCGTCGATCTTCTGGGTGCTGGCCGCGCTCGTGCTGCCCGTGCTGAACGCCGCCGTGCGGTTCGAGATCCGGGACCCCGAGCGCCTGCCCCGGACGGGCTCCTACGTGCTCGCCCCGAACCACTACAGCGAGATCGACCCCGTCGTGATGGGCGCCGTCGCCTGGAAGCTCGGGCGCCTGCCCCGCTTCCTCGCCAAGGCCTCGCTGTTCGACGTGCCGGTCGTCGGCTGGTTCCTCCGCCGCTCCGGGCAGATCCCCGTGCAGCGCGACGGCGGCGTCCGCGGCGGCCAGGCCATCGAGGCCGCGACGGACCTCGCGCGCGACGGCCGCATCGTCGTCGTGTACCCCGAGGGCACCCTCACGCGCGACCCCGACCTCTGGCCCATGCGCGGCAAGACCGGCGCCGTCCGCCTCGCCCTGCAGGCCGGGATCCCCGTGATCCCCGCCGCCCACTGGGGCACGCAGGAGCTCATGGGCCGCTACTCGAAGCGCGTGCGGCTCTTCCCGCGGAAGACGATCCACGTGGTCATCGGCGAGCCCGTCGACCTCGACCGCTTCCGCGACCGGAGCCTCGACTCCGCGACCCTCACCGAGGCGACCGCCGTCGTCATGGCCGCCATCACGCAGCTCGTGGAGGAGCTGCGCGGCGAGACCGCCCCGACCGAGCGGTGGGATCCCCGCTCGAAGAACCAGAAGGAGACCGGCCGATTTGAGTGA
- a CDS encoding thiamine-phosphate kinase produces the protein MTTPGTPSAADPTDASAGPRGTVGPADATDEGADDGATLGSAGELATLARILPHLPAADAADEGPGDDCAVVRAPDGRFVITTDMMIEGPDFRLAWSTPHDLGRRAATSNLADVAAMGARPTALLVAIAAPAGTPVADLEALADGLREGCLLQAPGCGVVGGDLSVSDALVITVTATGDLEGRDPVLRSGARPGDVIAVAGTLGMAAAGVRLLFDHARGPGPDAALVPDAALARALRASHPDAVEAQLAPVAPLTAGVAAARAGATAMLDVSDGLLLDLGRLARASGVAVDLGSAALADDARRVAAAHPSLPPAAFDLVLTGGEDHALVAAFPAGATLPDPFRAIGVVAAPGPDGPAATVDGAPYAGPRTALGGWDPYADWDGAR, from the coding sequence GTGACGACTCCTGGGACGCCCTCCGCTGCGGATCCGACCGACGCGAGCGCGGGGCCGCGCGGCACCGTCGGGCCCGCGGATGCGACCGACGAGGGCGCCGACGATGGGGCGACCCTCGGCAGCGCGGGGGAGCTGGCGACGCTCGCGCGGATCCTGCCGCACCTGCCCGCCGCGGACGCCGCCGACGAGGGCCCGGGCGACGACTGCGCGGTCGTGCGGGCGCCCGACGGCCGGTTCGTGATCACGACGGACATGATGATCGAGGGCCCCGACTTCCGCCTCGCCTGGTCGACCCCCCACGACCTCGGACGCCGCGCGGCGACCTCGAACCTCGCCGACGTCGCCGCCATGGGCGCCCGTCCGACCGCGCTGCTCGTCGCCATCGCGGCCCCCGCGGGCACGCCCGTCGCCGACCTCGAGGCCCTCGCCGACGGCCTGCGGGAGGGCTGCCTCCTCCAGGCGCCCGGCTGCGGCGTCGTGGGCGGCGACCTGTCCGTGTCGGACGCGCTGGTCATCACGGTCACGGCCACGGGCGACCTGGAGGGGCGCGATCCCGTGCTGCGCTCGGGCGCGCGACCGGGCGACGTGATCGCAGTGGCCGGCACGCTCGGCATGGCCGCGGCGGGCGTCCGCCTCCTGTTCGACCACGCGCGGGGCCCCGGCCCCGACGCCGCCCTCGTCCCCGACGCCGCGCTCGCCCGGGCGCTGCGGGCGTCGCACCCCGACGCGGTCGAGGCGCAGCTCGCGCCCGTCGCGCCGTTGACGGCGGGCGTCGCCGCGGCGCGCGCCGGCGCGACCGCGATGCTCGACGTCTCCGACGGCCTCCTCCTCGACCTCGGCCGTCTGGCCCGCGCGAGCGGCGTGGCCGTCGACCTCGGATCCGCCGCCCTCGCCGACGACGCCCGCCGGGTCGCCGCCGCGCACCCGTCGCTCCCGCCCGCCGCGTTCGACCTCGTGCTCACCGGGGGCGAGGACCACGCGCTCGTCGCCGCGTTCCCCGCGGGCGCGACGCTCCCGGACCCGTTCCGCGCGATCGGCGTGGTCGCGGCCCCGGGACCTGATGGTCCTGCCGCGACGGTCGACGGCGCGCCCTACGCCGGCCCGCGCACGGCGCTCGGCGGCTGGGACCCGTACGCCGACTGGGACGGGGCGCGCTAG
- a CDS encoding D-alanine--D-alanine ligase family protein translates to MTARIRVVLLFGGTSSEHSISCATASGVLGAIDRERFEVIPVGITPGGAFTLQEDDASALALDADALPQVVDNGTRVRWPEDAGSREVAVRDADGTERSLGRVDLVFPILHGTQGEDGTVQGMLELAGLPYVGSGVLASALGMDKHFAKTVLQAAGIRVAPWITVTRHEWVADPAGVRDRAAALGVPAFVKPARAGSSVGVSRVAEADGLDAALEVAFLEDDRVLVESGLVGREVECAILDEGPGREPSASVAGEIVVSGRDFYDFDAKYLGADGIDLVCPADVTDAELAELRELSIRAFRAVDGRGLARVDFFLTADGFVLNEINTMPGFTPISMFPACWEASGLAYPELISRLLDVALAWEADGARA, encoded by the coding sequence ATGACCGCACGGATCCGGGTGGTGCTCCTCTTCGGCGGCACCTCCAGCGAGCACTCCATCAGCTGCGCGACGGCGAGCGGCGTGCTCGGCGCCATCGACCGGGAGCGGTTCGAGGTGATCCCCGTGGGCATCACGCCGGGCGGGGCGTTCACGCTCCAGGAGGACGACGCATCGGCCCTCGCCCTCGACGCCGACGCGCTGCCCCAGGTCGTCGACAACGGCACGCGCGTGCGCTGGCCCGAGGACGCGGGCAGCCGCGAGGTCGCGGTGCGCGACGCCGACGGCACCGAGCGCTCGCTCGGCCGGGTCGACCTCGTCTTCCCGATCCTGCACGGCACGCAGGGCGAGGACGGGACCGTGCAGGGCATGCTCGAGCTCGCCGGCCTGCCGTACGTCGGTTCCGGCGTGCTCGCCTCCGCGCTCGGCATGGACAAGCACTTCGCGAAGACCGTGCTGCAGGCTGCGGGCATCCGGGTGGCGCCGTGGATCACGGTCACGCGCCACGAGTGGGTCGCCGACCCCGCGGGCGTCCGGGACCGGGCCGCCGCGCTCGGGGTGCCGGCGTTCGTGAAGCCCGCCCGCGCCGGATCCAGCGTGGGCGTGAGCCGCGTCGCCGAGGCCGACGGGCTCGACGCCGCCCTCGAGGTCGCCTTCCTGGAGGACGACCGCGTGCTCGTCGAGTCCGGGCTCGTCGGCCGCGAGGTCGAGTGCGCGATCCTCGACGAGGGTCCGGGCCGCGAGCCCAGCGCATCGGTCGCGGGCGAGATCGTGGTGTCCGGCCGGGACTTCTACGACTTCGACGCGAAGTACCTCGGTGCGGACGGCATCGACCTGGTGTGTCCCGCCGACGTCACCGACGCCGAGCTCGCCGAGCTGCGGGAGCTGTCGATCCGCGCCTTCCGCGCCGTCGACGGCCGGGGGCTCGCCCGCGTGGACTTCTTCCTCACGGCCGACGGCTTCGTGCTCAACGAGATCAACACGATGCCGGGCTTCACGCCCATCTCGATGTTCCCCGCGTGCTGGGAGGCCTCGGGCCTCGCCTACCCGGAGCTCATCTCGCGCCTGCTCGACGTGGCGCTCGCGTGGGAGGCGGATGGCGCCCGCGCCTGA
- the murA gene encoding UDP-N-acetylglucosamine 1-carboxyvinyltransferase, with protein MNSLVSDAKKAGERVGLLSDSIVINGGIPLRGRIAVRGAKNLATKAMVASLLGESPSLLRSVPDISDVRVVSGLLEVHGVTLRKGEQEGDLILDPKDVESAHMADIDAHAGSSRIPILFCGPLLHRLGEAFIPDLGGCRIGDRPIDFHLDALRAFGAVVEKLPSGIRLTAPNGLKGANVELPYPSVGATEQVLLTGVRAKGITELKNAAIEPEIMDLIAILQKMGAIISVEPNRVILIEGVDRLEGYTHRALFDRNEAASWASAALATHGDIFVGGVRQAEMMTFLNVFRKVGGAFDIEEDGIRFYHPGGDLKPVVIETDVHPGFMTDWQQPLVVALTQAPGVSIIHETVYENRFGFTDALNEMGADIVVHKEGLEGHERRVARRDFEQAAVITGPTHLHGADITVPDLRGGFSHLIAALTAEGRSTVSNVGIISRGYEDFIGKLRQLGADFSYEG; from the coding sequence ATGAACTCACTAGTCAGCGACGCCAAGAAGGCGGGGGAGCGGGTGGGCCTCCTGTCCGACTCCATCGTGATCAACGGCGGCATCCCGCTGCGCGGTCGCATCGCGGTCCGCGGGGCCAAGAACCTGGCCACGAAGGCCATGGTCGCCTCGCTCCTCGGCGAGAGCCCCAGCCTCCTGCGCTCGGTGCCGGACATCAGCGACGTCCGCGTCGTCTCGGGCCTCCTCGAGGTGCACGGCGTCACGCTCCGCAAGGGCGAGCAGGAGGGCGACCTCATCCTCGACCCGAAGGACGTCGAGAGCGCCCACATGGCGGACATCGACGCGCACGCGGGCAGCTCGCGCATCCCGATCCTCTTCTGCGGCCCGCTGCTGCACCGTCTCGGCGAGGCGTTCATCCCCGACCTCGGCGGCTGCCGCATCGGCGACCGCCCCATCGACTTCCACCTCGACGCGCTGCGCGCCTTCGGCGCCGTCGTCGAGAAGCTCCCGAGCGGGATCCGCCTCACGGCCCCGAACGGCCTGAAGGGCGCGAACGTCGAGCTGCCCTACCCCAGCGTCGGCGCGACCGAGCAGGTGCTGCTCACGGGCGTCCGCGCGAAGGGCATCACGGAGCTGAAGAACGCGGCCATCGAGCCCGAGATCATGGACCTCATCGCGATCCTGCAGAAGATGGGCGCGATCATCTCCGTCGAGCCGAACCGCGTGATCCTCATCGAGGGCGTCGACCGCCTCGAGGGCTACACGCACCGCGCGCTCTTCGACCGCAACGAGGCCGCGAGCTGGGCCTCCGCCGCCCTCGCCACGCACGGCGACATCTTCGTCGGCGGCGTGCGCCAGGCCGAGATGATGACCTTCCTCAACGTCTTCCGGAAGGTCGGCGGCGCGTTCGACATCGAGGAGGACGGCATCCGGTTCTACCACCCGGGCGGCGACCTCAAGCCCGTGGTCATCGAGACCGACGTGCACCCCGGCTTCATGACGGACTGGCAGCAGCCGCTCGTCGTGGCGCTCACGCAGGCGCCCGGCGTCTCGATCATCCACGAGACCGTGTACGAGAACCGCTTCGGCTTCACGGACGCGCTCAACGAGATGGGCGCCGACATCGTCGTCCACAAGGAGGGCCTCGAGGGCCACGAGCGCCGCGTGGCGCGTCGCGACTTCGAGCAGGCCGCGGTCATCACCGGACCCACGCACCTGCACGGCGCGGACATCACCGTGCCCGACCTCCGCGGCGGGTTCAGCCACCTCATCGCCGCGCTCACGGCCGAGGGCCGGTCCACCGTCAGCAACGTCGGGATCATCTCCCGCGGCTACGAGGACTTCATCGGGAAGCTGCGCCAGCTCGGCGCCGACTTCTCCTACGAGGGATAG
- a CDS encoding glycosyltransferase family 2 protein, translating to MLVGRSVARPRLHPDARPGPLARLGDRARGGMATTRPAAPGADAALPAGRPGRPTVSVVIPVRDDAGHLRACLQALARQTVPPDEVVVVDNASRDDSADVAREAGARVVHEGVVGIPAAASAGYDAARHEVIARLDADCVPPADWIERLGDVLAARPDVAAVTGAARFLDGPRALRGIAAVAYLGAYFASVTLALGHPPLFGSNFALRRDAWLDVRDEVHREGTHLHDDIDLSVHLGPERRIVLDPHLGMGISMRPLTRPSTLPLRMSRGMASLTVHWPHELPWLRWWRTGARVLDERRARRVAGARRERAVGAGSVPTGSLPVSSPEAARRPGPAR from the coding sequence ATGCTCGTAGGACGATCCGTCGCCCGGCCCCGCCTCCATCCCGACGCCCGACCCGGACCGCTCGCGCGGCTCGGGGACCGCGCCCGCGGCGGGATGGCGACGACCCGTCCCGCGGCTCCCGGCGCGGACGCCGCCCTCCCGGCGGGGAGGCCCGGGCGGCCCACCGTCTCCGTCGTGATCCCCGTGCGCGACGACGCGGGGCACCTGCGCGCGTGCCTGCAGGCCCTCGCGCGGCAGACGGTCCCGCCCGACGAGGTCGTGGTGGTCGACAACGCCTCCCGCGACGACAGCGCCGACGTGGCGCGCGAGGCCGGCGCGCGCGTCGTCCACGAGGGGGTCGTCGGGATCCCCGCGGCCGCCTCCGCCGGCTACGACGCCGCCCGGCACGAGGTCATCGCCCGGCTCGACGCCGACTGCGTGCCGCCCGCCGACTGGATCGAGCGGCTCGGCGACGTGCTCGCCGCCCGGCCCGACGTCGCCGCCGTCACCGGGGCCGCGCGGTTCCTCGACGGGCCCCGGGCGCTCCGCGGGATCGCCGCCGTCGCGTACCTCGGCGCCTACTTCGCGTCCGTGACGCTCGCGCTCGGGCACCCGCCGCTGTTCGGATCCAACTTCGCGCTCCGCCGCGACGCGTGGCTCGACGTGCGCGACGAGGTGCACCGCGAGGGCACGCACCTGCACGACGACATCGACCTGTCCGTGCACCTGGGCCCCGAGCGCCGCATCGTGCTCGACCCGCACCTCGGCATGGGGATCAGCATGCGGCCCCTGACCCGGCCGTCGACCCTGCCGCTCCGGATGAGCCGCGGCATGGCGTCGCTGACGGTGCACTGGCCGCACGAGCTGCCGTGGCTGCGCTGGTGGCGGACGGGTGCGCGGGTGCTCGACGAGCGCCGCGCGCGGCGCGTGGCGGGCGCCCGGCGGGAGCGGGCCGTGGGCGCGGGATCCGTGCCGACGGGATCGCTGCCGGTCAGCTCCCCGGAGGCGGCGCGTCGCCCAGGTCCTGCGCGCTGA
- the leuD gene encoding 3-isopropylmalate dehydratase small subunit — protein MEPVSRVTGTAVPLKRSNVDTDQIIPAQFLKRVTKTGFEDALFFQWRQDPDFFINQPVYEGATVLVAGPDFGTGSSREHAVWALRDYGFRAVLSPRFGDIFRGNSGKQGLLTGLVTEDDVERLWAAMDAEPGLDLTVDLVERVATAPGLTVPFEIDEYTRWRLLEGLDDIALTLRDEDAITTFESRRAAWRPRTLPARPAALEN, from the coding sequence GTGGAGCCCGTCAGCCGCGTCACCGGCACCGCCGTCCCGCTCAAGCGGTCGAACGTCGACACCGACCAGATCATCCCCGCCCAGTTCCTCAAGCGCGTCACCAAGACCGGCTTCGAGGACGCCCTGTTCTTCCAGTGGCGGCAGGATCCGGACTTCTTCATCAACCAGCCGGTCTACGAGGGCGCCACCGTCCTCGTCGCCGGTCCCGACTTCGGCACGGGCTCGTCCCGCGAGCACGCCGTGTGGGCGCTGCGCGACTACGGCTTCCGGGCCGTGCTCAGCCCGAGGTTCGGCGACATCTTCCGGGGCAACTCCGGGAAGCAGGGCCTCCTCACGGGTCTCGTGACGGAGGACGACGTCGAGAGGCTGTGGGCCGCGATGGACGCGGAGCCCGGACTCGACCTCACCGTCGACCTCGTCGAGCGGGTCGCCACGGCACCCGGCCTGACGGTCCCGTTCGAGATCGACGAATACACTCGGTGGCGGCTCCTCGAGGGGCTCGACGACATCGCCCTCACCCTCCGGGACGAGGACGCCATCACCACCTTCGAATCACGACGGGCCGCATGGCGCCCGCGCACCTTGCCGGCCCGGCCGGCAGCTCTGGAGAACTGA
- a CDS encoding NAD(P)H-dependent glycerol-3-phosphate dehydrogenase: protein MSDATASPTPAASAPAPEPDAGERRRIVVLGAGSWGTTFAKVMADGGNDVVMWARRPELAREITEAKRNSDYLPGINLPQRLTADPSLERVLAGATDVFVSVPSQTLRANLESARELIPSDAVVVSLMKGVEKGTGLRMSEVIAEVLGIGPERIAVASGPNLALEIAREQPTAVVVSSAEQVTAERVAKIARSSYFRSFVNTDVIGTEFGGVLKNLIAVAVGIVDGVGYGENTKASIITRGLAEMTAFSVAYGARAETLAGLAGLGDLIATCESSLSRNNTAGRLLGQGYSFTDVVKSMQQTAEGLSSVAPVLELARQRGVLMPIVEQVSQVLAGTLSPRDIAPHLTTDDDTPQGE from the coding sequence TTGAGTGACGCGACCGCGAGCCCGACCCCCGCAGCCTCCGCACCGGCGCCCGAACCGGACGCGGGGGAGCGGCGCCGCATCGTCGTCCTCGGCGCCGGCAGCTGGGGCACCACCTTCGCGAAGGTGATGGCCGACGGCGGGAACGACGTCGTCATGTGGGCCCGTCGCCCCGAGCTCGCCCGGGAGATCACCGAGGCCAAGCGCAACAGCGACTACCTGCCGGGGATCAACCTGCCCCAGCGGCTCACGGCCGACCCGTCGCTCGAGCGCGTGCTCGCCGGCGCCACCGACGTCTTCGTCTCGGTGCCCAGCCAGACGCTGCGCGCCAACCTCGAGTCGGCGCGCGAGCTGATCCCGTCCGACGCGGTCGTCGTCAGCCTGATGAAGGGCGTGGAGAAGGGCACCGGCCTCCGGATGAGCGAGGTGATCGCCGAGGTGCTGGGGATCGGGCCGGAGCGCATCGCCGTGGCGTCGGGCCCGAACCTCGCGCTCGAGATCGCCCGGGAGCAGCCGACGGCCGTCGTGGTGTCGTCCGCGGAGCAGGTGACGGCCGAGCGCGTGGCCAAGATCGCCCGCAGCTCCTACTTCCGCTCGTTCGTGAACACCGACGTCATCGGCACCGAGTTCGGCGGCGTGCTCAAGAACCTCATCGCCGTCGCGGTCGGCATCGTCGACGGCGTGGGCTACGGCGAGAACACGAAGGCCTCGATCATCACGCGCGGCCTCGCCGAGATGACGGCGTTCTCCGTCGCCTACGGTGCCCGCGCGGAGACGCTCGCGGGCCTCGCCGGCCTCGGCGACCTCATCGCCACGTGCGAGTCGTCGCTGTCCCGCAACAACACCGCGGGCCGCCTGCTCGGCCAGGGCTACAGCTTCACCGACGTCGTCAAGAGCATGCAGCAGACGGCCGAGGGGCTCTCCTCCGTCGCGCCCGTGCTCGAGCTCGCCCGCCAGCGTGGCGTGCTCATGCCGATCGTCGAGCAGGTGTCGCAGGTGCTGGCGGGCACGCTGTCGCCGCGCGACATCGCGCCCCACCTCACCACCGACGACGACACGCCCCAGGGGGAGTGA